The Spiroplasma clarkii genome has a window encoding:
- a CDS encoding lipoprotein: MKKLLGLLAATGLVASTGATVVACGDKVDELGKVALTKDKLEDTVKDVKIAAFVDKKTKLEFASDKADKSIVTTQQVTEFTKDVLKTDVKIGLKAETAALTAEVKEVITVKYDGKEIGKINVTIAKDTTNVAPAPAPEQEAGTITAPANLTGKVGDADKTITVEVKGEVGKLTVKSDKEAVATAKIDDKTITIKFVAVGESKITIKSEKKDVKSVEFNVTVEAAAATEGGE, from the coding sequence ATGAAAAAATTATTAGGATTATTAGCAGCTACTGGATTAGTTGCTAGCACAGGGGCAACTGTTGTTGCCTGTGGAGACAAAGTTGATGAATTAGGAAAAGTTGCCTTAACAAAAGACAAATTAGAAGACACTGTTAAAGATGTTAAAATTGCTGCCTTTGTTGACAAAAAAACTAAATTAGAATTTGCATCAGATAAAGCTGACAAATCAATTGTAACTACTCAACAAGTTACTGAATTTACTAAAGATGTTTTAAAAACTGATGTTAAAATTGGTTTAAAAGCAGAAACTGCAGCATTAACAGCTGAAGTTAAAGAAGTTATTACTGTAAAATATGATGGTAAAGAAATTGGTAAAATCAATGTTACTATTGCAAAAGATACTACAAATGTTGCACCTGCACCAGCTCCAGAACAAGAAGCAGGTACAATTACTGCACCAGCTAATCTAACTGGAAAAGTTGGAGATGCTGACAAAACTATTACAGTTGAAGTTAAAGGTGAAGTAGGAAAACTAACAGTTAAATCAGACAAAGAAGCAGTTGCTACTGCTAAAATTGATGACAAAACTATTACAATTAAATTTGTTGCTGTTGGGGAATCAAAAATCACAATTAAATCAGAAAAAAAAGATGTTAAATCAGTTGAATTTAATGTAACAGTTGAAGCAGCTGCAGCCACTGAAGGTGGAGAATAG